In Nitrospirota bacterium, the genomic window GGCTGCCGGTGCCGGACTCAGGGTCTTTTTCGCCCAGTTTGTAAAGAAGAAAAGGTGCAGTGAGCATAAGATACTTGAAAAGTTTGAGGGCTTGATTACAGTCAAACAATATGGCAATGGTCTTCTGCTGAAAAGAACTCCTGGTGAGTCTGATATTAAAGCTGCCGGAGAAGGATTGAGGGAAATCAGGGAGATTATACAATCAAATCGTTATGATGTCATAATCCTTGATGAGGCAAATATTGCGATACACTATAACCTCTTCACCACAGAAGATATGTTAGAACTTATGGCTGCTAAACCTTCCATGACCGAACTTGTCATTACAGGAAGGTATGCAGATGAAAGGGTTATTCAAAGGGCAGACCTTGTAACAGAGATGAGAGAACTTAAACATTACTTTGAAAAGGGTGTAAAGGCCAGAATTGGTATTGAATTCTAAGAGATTGAGGTATGGATATACAACTGGTG contains:
- the cobO gene encoding cob(I)yrinic acid a,c-diamide adenosyltransferase; its protein translation is MRKGYIQVYTGNGKGKTTAALGLALRAAGAGLRVFFAQFVKKKRCSEHKILEKFEGLITVKQYGNGLLLKRTPGESDIKAAGEGLREIREIIQSNRYDVIILDEANIAIHYNLFTTEDMLELMAAKPSMTELVITGRYADERVIQRADLVTEMRELKHYFEKGVKARIGIEF